The Salmo trutta chromosome 6, fSalTru1.1, whole genome shotgun sequence genome has a window encoding:
- the LOC115195485 gene encoding wiskott-Aldrich syndrome protein family member 3-like isoform X2: MPLVKRNIDPRHLCRGALPEGVGSELECVMNNTLSSIIRQLSSLSKHAEDIFGELFNEANTFYLRANSLQDRIDRLAVKVTQLDSTVEEVSLQDINMKKAFKSSTAQDQQVVSTRSVPIPVKEMYNLSNKPPPLNILSKYRDDHKEGLKFYTDPSYFFDLWREKMLRDTEDKRKEKRKNKEQKRCVDGTLQREVKKVRKARNRRQEWNMLALDKELRPDHHHTHSLHRGATCDGSLSPEMRGLGPDHHQRHYPHSTNHAGHAHTYSGPPPSLLAAQLAAQGNATLDHAYRGYNLGRPHNAPPPLPPTENMNGSMSLRPVDYSMEGYGNSPPPAPLMPSAQSAFATPPGGPLPLPGLMGTAGVYALPPPPIAGSLVSPTPPMPPPPPPGSSYSTTPKMSSVPHNAQPVNDARSDLLAAIRMGIHLKKGQEQQEQQAKREPVGNDVATILSRRIAVEYSDSEDDSELEEND; this comes from the exons ATGCCTCTGGTGAAGAGGAACATCGATCCGCGCCACCTGTGCCGGGGGGCGTTGCCAGAGGGCGTAGGCAGTGAACTGGAGTGTGTGATGAacaacaccctctcctccatcatcCGCCAGCTCAGCAGCCtga GTAAACATGCGGAGGACATCTTCGGAGAGCTGTTCAATGAGGCCAACACGTTCTACCTGAGAGCCAACTCCCTGCAGGACCGCATCGATCGCCTGGCCGTCAAGGTCACCCAGCTGGACTCCACCGTGGAGGAAG TCTCTCTGCAGGACATCAACATGAAGAAGGCGTTTAAGAGCAGTACCGCCCAGGACCAGCAGGTGGTGTCCACGAGGAGCGTTCCCATCCCTGTCAAGGAGATGTACAACCTGAGTAACAAGCCTCCACCTCTCAACATCCTCTCCAAATATAG GGATGACCACAAGGAGGGGCTGAAGTTCTACACTGACCCCTCCTACTTCTTCGACCTGTGGAGAGAGAAGATGCTGCGGGACACGGAGGacaagaggaaggagaagaggaagaacAAA GAACAGAAGCGTTGTGTGGACGGGacgttgcagagggaggtgaagAAGGTGCGTAAGGCTCGGAACCGTCGCCAGGAGTGGAATATGTTGGCCCTGGATAAGGAGCTGAGGCcagaccaccaccacacacactcgCTCCACCGGGGGGCCACCTGCGATGGATCACTGTCCCCTGAGATGAG gGGTCTTGGGCCTGACCACCACCAACGCCACTACCCTCACTCAACCAATCATGCTGGTCACGCCCACACGTACTCCGGCCCGCCTCCCAGTCTCCTGGCTGCTCAGCTGGCTGCTCAGGGAAACGCCACTCTGGACCATGCCTACAGGGGATACAACCTGGGTCGCCCCCACAAtgctccaccccctctccctcccactgAGAACATGAATGGATCCATGTCTCTACGACCTGTGGACTACAG tatggaGGGGTATGGAAACAGCCCTCCTCCTGCCCCTCTCATGCCATCTGCACAATCTGCCTTTGCCACGCCCCCCGGAGGCCCACTTCCTCTCCCAGGTCTAATGGGAACAGCTGGTGTCTATGCCCTGCCCCCACCGCCAATCGCTGGGTCGCTGGTGTCTCCAACTCCCCCAATGCCTCCGCCCCCTCCTCCAGGCTCCTCCTACTCGACCACTCCCAAGATGTCCTCCGTGCCCCACAATGCCCAGCCTGTTAATGATGCTCGTAGTGATCTGCTGGCTGCCATACGCATGG gtatcCACTTGAAGAAGGGGCAGGAGCAGCAGGAGCAGCAGGCTAAGAGGGAGCCTGTAGGCAACGACGTGGCCACCATCCTCTCCAGACGCATCGCTGTCGAGTACTCCGACTCCGAAGATGACTCAGAGCTGGAAGAGAACGACTG a
- the LOC115195485 gene encoding wiskott-Aldrich syndrome protein family member 3-like isoform X1: MPLVKRNIDPRHLCRGALPEGVGSELECVMNNTLSSIIRQLSSLSKHAEDIFGELFNEANTFYLRANSLQDRIDRLAVKVTQLDSTVEEVSLQDINMKKAFKSSTAQDQQVVSTRSVPIPVKEMYNLSNKPPPLNILSKYRDDHKEGLKFYTDPSYFFDLWREKMLRDTEDKRKEKRKNKEQKRCVDGTLQREVKKVRKARNRRQEWNMLALDKELRPDHHHTHSLHRGATCDGSLSPEMRGLGPDHHQRHYPHSTNHAGHAHTYSGPPPSLLAAQLAAQGNATLDHAYRGYNLGRPHNAPPPLPPTENMNGSMSLRPVDYSMEGYGNSPPPAPLMPSAQSAFATPPGGPLPLPGLMGTAGVYALPPPPIAGSLVSPTPPMPPPPPPGSSYSTTPKMSSVPHNAQPVNDARSDLLAAIRMGIHLKKGQEQQEQQAKREPVGNDVATILSRRIAVEYSDSEDDSELEENDWSD, translated from the exons ATGCCTCTGGTGAAGAGGAACATCGATCCGCGCCACCTGTGCCGGGGGGCGTTGCCAGAGGGCGTAGGCAGTGAACTGGAGTGTGTGATGAacaacaccctctcctccatcatcCGCCAGCTCAGCAGCCtga GTAAACATGCGGAGGACATCTTCGGAGAGCTGTTCAATGAGGCCAACACGTTCTACCTGAGAGCCAACTCCCTGCAGGACCGCATCGATCGCCTGGCCGTCAAGGTCACCCAGCTGGACTCCACCGTGGAGGAAG TCTCTCTGCAGGACATCAACATGAAGAAGGCGTTTAAGAGCAGTACCGCCCAGGACCAGCAGGTGGTGTCCACGAGGAGCGTTCCCATCCCTGTCAAGGAGATGTACAACCTGAGTAACAAGCCTCCACCTCTCAACATCCTCTCCAAATATAG GGATGACCACAAGGAGGGGCTGAAGTTCTACACTGACCCCTCCTACTTCTTCGACCTGTGGAGAGAGAAGATGCTGCGGGACACGGAGGacaagaggaaggagaagaggaagaacAAA GAACAGAAGCGTTGTGTGGACGGGacgttgcagagggaggtgaagAAGGTGCGTAAGGCTCGGAACCGTCGCCAGGAGTGGAATATGTTGGCCCTGGATAAGGAGCTGAGGCcagaccaccaccacacacactcgCTCCACCGGGGGGCCACCTGCGATGGATCACTGTCCCCTGAGATGAG gGGTCTTGGGCCTGACCACCACCAACGCCACTACCCTCACTCAACCAATCATGCTGGTCACGCCCACACGTACTCCGGCCCGCCTCCCAGTCTCCTGGCTGCTCAGCTGGCTGCTCAGGGAAACGCCACTCTGGACCATGCCTACAGGGGATACAACCTGGGTCGCCCCCACAAtgctccaccccctctccctcccactgAGAACATGAATGGATCCATGTCTCTACGACCTGTGGACTACAG tatggaGGGGTATGGAAACAGCCCTCCTCCTGCCCCTCTCATGCCATCTGCACAATCTGCCTTTGCCACGCCCCCCGGAGGCCCACTTCCTCTCCCAGGTCTAATGGGAACAGCTGGTGTCTATGCCCTGCCCCCACCGCCAATCGCTGGGTCGCTGGTGTCTCCAACTCCCCCAATGCCTCCGCCCCCTCCTCCAGGCTCCTCCTACTCGACCACTCCCAAGATGTCCTCCGTGCCCCACAATGCCCAGCCTGTTAATGATGCTCGTAGTGATCTGCTGGCTGCCATACGCATGG gtatcCACTTGAAGAAGGGGCAGGAGCAGCAGGAGCAGCAGGCTAAGAGGGAGCCTGTAGGCAACGACGTGGCCACCATCCTCTCCAGACGCATCGCTGTCGAGTACTCCGACTCCGAAGATGACTCAGAGCTGGAAGAGAACGACTGGTCCGACTAA